Proteins from a genomic interval of Pseudomonas sp. RC10:
- a CDS encoding 2OG-Fe(II) oxygenase: MTRTRTLLAPSQGLDWPSLQRSLDDSGYAVVPSIMTADQCQALAGLYSDPTLFRTRVVMARHGFGSGEYQYFDYPLPPLINALRHALYPHLATIANGWSERLGDALRYPMALTSFLERCHQADQTRATPLLLQYQTGDYNCLHQDVYGEHLFPLQVAILLSVPGVDFQGGEFVVTEYSSSSQRAEVVPLQQGDAVIFAVRTRPVAGRRGQSKKVLMRHGVSRIQAGLRHTVGIIFHDAK; the protein is encoded by the coding sequence ATGACCCGGACCCGAACTCTGCTTGCCCCCTCCCAGGGGTTGGATTGGCCGAGCCTGCAGCGGTCATTGGATGATTCAGGCTACGCGGTCGTCCCTTCGATCATGACCGCCGATCAATGCCAGGCGTTGGCGGGCCTGTACAGCGACCCGACGCTTTTTCGCACTCGGGTCGTCATGGCGCGGCACGGGTTTGGAAGCGGTGAGTACCAATATTTCGACTATCCGCTGCCGCCATTGATCAACGCGTTGAGGCATGCCCTCTATCCCCATCTGGCAACCATTGCCAATGGCTGGAGCGAACGCCTCGGCGACGCCTTGCGCTACCCCATGGCGTTGACGTCTTTCCTCGAACGATGCCACCAAGCCGATCAGACGCGGGCGACGCCGCTGTTGCTTCAATATCAGACCGGCGATTACAACTGCCTGCATCAAGACGTTTATGGAGAGCACCTTTTCCCTCTGCAGGTGGCGATCTTGCTGTCGGTGCCAGGGGTCGATTTCCAAGGCGGAGAGTTCGTCGTGACGGAGTACTCATCCAGCTCACAGCGCGCCGAAGTGGTACCCCTTCAGCAGGGCGACGCGGTCATTTTCGCGGTCCGGACACGGCCCGTGGCCGGACGGCGGGGTCAATCGAAAAAGGTCCTCATGCGCCATGGCGTCAGCCGCATACAGGCTGGGCTGAGGCATACCGTGGGCATTATTTTTCATGACGCCAAGTGA
- a CDS encoding 2OG-Fe(II) oxygenase: MNTFATATEHLDWHNITTQLDQEGFAVLPGFLKPDILGALADVLEGSSNQVQIDLSEQRSGRGLAYRWNGDVPTTLSCLREALYSPLAQVANRWCETLAQPYRYPETLQQFQMQCFEAGQRSELTELTCLRTEDYLGLRQHADGECVFPLQLVGLLSPCAEGFTGGELVLTEQRPRMQSRPMVVPLQQGDLAIITTAQRPFKGSKGYYRVNMKHAISRVRSGERIGISISFHFAP; this comes from the coding sequence ATGAACACATTCGCCACCGCCACCGAACATCTCGATTGGCACAACATCACGACGCAACTTGACCAGGAAGGCTTTGCGGTGCTGCCCGGCTTTCTGAAGCCCGACATCCTCGGCGCGCTCGCCGACGTTCTCGAAGGCTCGTCGAATCAGGTGCAAATCGATTTAAGTGAACAGCGATCAGGACGAGGATTGGCTTACCGCTGGAACGGCGACGTCCCGACCACATTGAGCTGCCTTAGAGAAGCCCTGTATTCGCCTCTCGCACAGGTCGCCAACCGCTGGTGCGAGACCTTGGCCCAGCCGTATCGCTATCCAGAAACGCTGCAGCAGTTTCAAATGCAGTGCTTCGAAGCAGGGCAACGGAGCGAACTGACGGAGCTGACCTGCTTGCGCACAGAAGACTATCTGGGGCTGCGGCAGCATGCAGATGGCGAGTGTGTTTTTCCTCTCCAGTTGGTCGGTCTCCTGAGCCCTTGCGCAGAAGGGTTCACAGGCGGAGAACTCGTGCTCACCGAACAGCGTCCCCGCATGCAATCTCGCCCCATGGTCGTCCCGCTGCAACAGGGCGACCTGGCAATCATCACGACCGCTCAACGCCCTTTCAAGGGCAGCAAAGGCTACTACCGCGTGAACATGAAACATGCCATCAGCCGCGTAAGAAGCGGCGAGCGCATCGGCATTTCAATCAGCTTTCACTTCGCTCCATGA
- a CDS encoding methylated-DNA--[protein]-cysteine S-methyltransferase, producing the protein MNTSLLSSINLIFRAPRERPAGAIRYTIGRTILGPVLVGHSGYGICAIFLDDTDAGLMNQLSAAFPQREHVQAGEVLRSELEQVISLVDTGKTSKVLNLDVGGTVFQQKVWTALQHIPAGQTRSYSDVAYEVGNPDAIRAVAGACAANVLAVAIPCHRVVRSDGSISGYRWGVERKRTLLEKESN; encoded by the coding sequence ATGAACACTTCGCTGCTGTCTTCGATCAACCTTATCTTCCGCGCCCCTCGCGAGCGCCCTGCCGGTGCCATTCGCTACACCATCGGCCGGACCATTCTTGGCCCGGTGCTGGTGGGCCACAGTGGCTACGGCATTTGCGCGATATTCCTGGACGACACCGATGCTGGCCTGATGAACCAGTTGAGTGCGGCCTTTCCTCAACGAGAACACGTCCAGGCGGGTGAGGTGTTGAGATCGGAACTCGAACAGGTCATCTCGCTGGTTGATACGGGAAAGACCTCGAAAGTCCTGAATCTGGATGTCGGGGGCACGGTCTTTCAGCAAAAAGTCTGGACCGCCCTGCAGCACATTCCAGCGGGACAAACCCGCAGCTACAGTGACGTCGCGTATGAAGTGGGCAATCCTGACGCCATCCGCGCGGTGGCCGGCGCGTGTGCCGCGAACGTGCTGGCCGTCGCGATCCCTTGCCATCGGGTCGTTCGAAGTGACGGGTCTATTTCGGGGTACCGCTGGGGGGTTGAGCGTAAGCGGACACTTCTGGAAAAGGAGTCCAACTGA
- a CDS encoding 2OG-Fe(II) oxygenase, whose protein sequence is MSNQFALGFDDEVASDTASVARSIETLDWRAVEASLGQEGFAVLPTLLNREACHALAALYNEPQRFRSRIVMERYGFGRGEYQYFSYPLPATVADLRSRLYGQLAPIANRWHDALRMEERFPGAHSEFAEICHEAGQRRPTPLLLSYRTNDYCCLHQDLYGEHVFPFQVIFLLDEPGLDFTGGELILTESDPKKPGRAEVVNLHQGQAVIVAVNSRPARSTRGFYRINMRHGVSRIHSGVRRTLGIIFHDAK, encoded by the coding sequence ATGAGCAATCAATTTGCGTTGGGATTTGACGACGAAGTCGCTTCCGACACGGCATCGGTAGCGAGGAGCATCGAAACGCTGGATTGGCGCGCCGTCGAAGCCTCGCTGGGTCAAGAGGGCTTTGCGGTATTGCCCACATTGCTGAACCGAGAGGCCTGCCACGCGCTGGCAGCCCTCTACAACGAGCCTCAACGTTTCCGAAGCCGTATTGTCATGGAGCGTTATGGCTTCGGGCGCGGGGAGTATCAATATTTTTCCTACCCACTTCCAGCGACCGTCGCTGATCTGCGCAGCCGCCTCTACGGGCAGTTGGCGCCCATTGCCAATCGTTGGCATGACGCACTGAGAATGGAGGAGCGTTTCCCTGGGGCTCACAGCGAATTCGCTGAAATCTGTCATGAAGCGGGCCAACGCAGGCCTACACCGCTGTTGCTGAGCTACCGGACAAATGACTACTGCTGCCTGCATCAGGACCTGTACGGCGAGCATGTATTCCCCTTCCAGGTGATCTTCCTTCTCGACGAGCCGGGACTGGACTTCACGGGCGGCGAACTCATCCTCACTGAGAGCGATCCGAAAAAGCCTGGCCGCGCAGAGGTGGTCAATCTGCACCAGGGCCAGGCCGTGATTGTCGCGGTGAACAGTCGCCCTGCCCGGTCCACGCGCGGGTTTTATCGCATCAATATGCGGCATGGGGTGAGCCGGATTCACAGCGGCGTCCGTCGAACGCTGGGCATCATTTTCCACGACGCCAAATGA
- a CDS encoding Ada metal-binding domain-containing protein, with product MAPQHDWMLIGPDGKPFLSAQRGTLGGHRRTGLYGKLDCRAALQAIARGGYVKHRVFFLDEPSAIAAGYRPCAVCMPHEYREWKNGNWPPTPRHQESR from the coding sequence ATGGCGCCCCAGCACGACTGGATGTTGATAGGCCCGGACGGCAAACCGTTCCTCAGTGCGCAGCGTGGCACGTTGGGCGGGCACCGACGCACCGGGCTCTACGGGAAACTCGATTGCCGTGCTGCGCTGCAAGCCATCGCCCGAGGAGGCTATGTGAAGCATCGCGTTTTCTTTCTCGACGAACCGTCTGCGATAGCAGCGGGCTACCGTCCTTGTGCAGTCTGCATGCCCCACGAATACCGCGAATGGAAAAACGGCAACTGGCCGCCAACTCCACGACATCAGGAATCAAGATGA
- a CDS encoding multidrug effflux MFS transporter: MELKTNGALMILFLGALAATAPLSIDIGLPGFAATAAALGVPVSLMPQTLSVFLVGFSVGPLIFGPMADRFGRRPILVAGLIIFVVGGLGATLSTDFAFMLGSRLVQGVGAGTAATLPFAIARDIYQGDEARVRMSAITLVLGLGPIIAPILGTVALSLSGWRCAYALLAASGILSAAVAFFCFKESAPTATQQMTWTSVMSNYRSVLINPTFLRNTLVNACSFGVMFAYIAGSPEVLTVDFGMSSGQYSLSFALTAGALMCGSLLNGKLALRGWPSAPIANFANALIALASLILTAITLSGELNAVIFVMAVALVLLGVGLLSPNVIHDALQPMGKMAGVATAVLRGIQMVLAGCASALVGTLQMGNSALSTACVMAAFAIASLAIQRLGVRKSTVAVS; the protein is encoded by the coding sequence GTGGAACTCAAAACAAATGGCGCACTGATGATCCTGTTCCTGGGCGCGCTGGCAGCCACTGCTCCGCTGTCAATCGACATCGGTTTACCGGGGTTCGCCGCCACCGCTGCGGCACTGGGCGTTCCCGTCAGCCTGATGCCCCAGACCCTCAGCGTATTTCTTGTCGGATTTTCGGTCGGCCCGCTGATATTCGGCCCTATGGCCGACCGATTCGGCCGTCGTCCCATCCTCGTGGCTGGCTTGATCATCTTCGTTGTCGGCGGATTAGGTGCGACGCTTTCCACGGACTTCGCCTTCATGCTGGGCAGCCGACTGGTTCAGGGAGTGGGCGCCGGGACCGCCGCAACCCTGCCGTTCGCCATCGCTCGAGATATCTATCAAGGGGACGAGGCGCGGGTACGGATGTCGGCCATCACGCTGGTGCTGGGGCTGGGCCCCATCATTGCCCCGATTCTGGGCACCGTCGCGCTGAGCCTGAGTGGCTGGCGCTGCGCCTATGCCTTGCTCGCCGCGAGCGGCATTCTGAGTGCGGCGGTTGCCTTTTTCTGCTTCAAGGAAAGCGCGCCGACGGCCACGCAACAGATGACCTGGACGAGCGTGATGAGCAATTACCGATCGGTGCTGATCAACCCCACGTTCCTTCGAAACACGCTGGTGAACGCCTGCAGCTTTGGCGTCATGTTCGCCTACATCGCCGGATCACCTGAAGTCTTGACCGTGGATTTCGGAATGAGCAGCGGTCAATACAGCCTCTCGTTCGCACTGACCGCAGGTGCCCTCATGTGCGGTTCGCTCCTGAACGGCAAACTCGCGCTTCGGGGCTGGCCCTCGGCACCCATCGCGAATTTCGCCAATGCCCTGATTGCCTTGGCGAGCCTCATACTGACCGCCATCACCCTCAGTGGAGAATTGAACGCCGTCATTTTCGTCATGGCGGTGGCGTTGGTGCTTCTGGGCGTCGGACTGTTGAGCCCTAACGTGATCCACGACGCCCTGCAACCCATGGGGAAAATGGCCGGGGTTGCAACCGCCGTCTTGCGGGGAATTCAGATGGTGCTGGCCGGTTGCGCAAGCGCGCTGGTCGGCACGTTGCAAATGGGCAACAGCGCGTTGTCAACTGCCTGCGTCATGGCAGCGTTTGCGATAGCCTCCCTGGCCATTCAGCGTCTAGGGGTTCGCAAAAGCACGGTAGCCGTTTCTTGA